One Dermatophagoides farinae isolate YC_2012a chromosome 1, ASM2471394v1, whole genome shotgun sequence genomic region harbors:
- the CycC gene encoding cyclin C, producing MSGSFWRSSHFQQWLLTRQDLLRERHYDLQILSEEEYQKLMIFFANFIQALGEQLKVKQQVIATAIVYFRRFYVRNSLKCIDPLLLAPTCLFLASKVEEFGVISNNRLISTCQQVVKTKFSYAYPQEFPYRINQILECEFYLMEIMDCCLVLYHPYRPLIQFVQDWNNKDSMLSTAWNVVNDSFRTDVCLLYPPHQIALACLHIACVINQKDSNKQWFAELHTDLDKVLEVTKYIMNLYEMWKQFEKQEKKEIPELLEKMPKPKIQPSRPPSQGTNDNQNSVSQNSIQK from the exons CCAACAATGGTTATTGACAAGACAAGATCTTCTTCGTGAAAGACATTATGATTTACAGATTTTGAGTGAAGAAgaatatcaaaaattgatgatattttttgcCAATT TTATACAAGCACTTGGTGAACAGCTAAAAGTCAAACAACAAGTAATCGCAACTGCAATTGTATATTTTCGACGATTTTATGTTCGTAATTCATTAAAATGTATTGATCCATTGCTATTGGCACCGacatgtttgtttttggcaTCTAAAGTAGAAGAATTTGGTGTCATATCTAATAATCGACTAATAAGCACTTGTCAACAAGTTG TAAAAACCAAATTCTCCTATGCATATCCGCAAGAATTTCCATATCGTATCAATCAGATATTGGAAtgtgaattttatttgatggaGATAATGGACTGTTGTTTAGTATTATATCATCCATATAGaccattgattcaatttgttcaagATTGGAATAATAAAGATTCTATGTTATCGACTGCTTG GAATGTTGTTAACGATAGTTTTCGTACAGATGTATGTTTGTTATATCCACCACATCAGATTGCATTAGCTTGTCTTCATATTGCATGCGttataaatcaaaaagatTCCAATAAACAATGGTTTGCTGAATTGCATACCGATCTGGATAAAGTATTGGAAGTTACGAAATACATAATGAATCTATATGAAATGTGgaaacaatttgaaaaacaggagaaaaaagaaattccaGAATT actCGAAAAAATGCCCAAACCAAAGATACAACCTTCAAG aCCACCATCACAAGGAACAAATGATAACCAGAATTCCGTATCACAAAATAgtattcaaaaatga
- the RpL8 gene encoding ribosomal protein L8: MGRVIRSQRKGAGSVFKSHNKHRKGAPKFRAIDFAERHGYIKGVVKEIIHDPGRGAPLAVVVFRDPYKYKLRKELFLSVEGMYTGQFVYCGRKANLQIGNILPVGTMPEGTVVSNLEEKPGDRGKMARASGNYATVISHNPDTKKTRIKLPSGAKKVIQSSNRAMVGIIAGGGRIDKPILKAGRAYHKYKAKRNSWPKVRGVAMNPVEHPHGGGNHQHIGKASTVRRDASAGRKVGLIAARRTGRIRGGKKEVKEEK, from the exons atgggaCGTGTAATTCGAAGTCAACGTAAAGGTGCTGGTTCCGTTTTCAAGAGCCATAATAAACATCGTAAAGGAGCGCCGAAATTCCGCGCTATCGATTTTGCTGAACGACATGGCTACATTAAAGGTGTTGTCAAA gaAATTATTCACGATCCAGGTCGTGGTGCTCCATTggccgttgttgtttttcgcGATccatacaaatacaaattaaGAAAGGAATTGTTTCTATCCGTTGAAGGAATGTACACTGGACAATTTGTCTATTGTGGCCGAAAGGCAAACCTTCAAATTGGAAACATTCTACCGGTTGGAACAATGCCCGAAGGAACTGTTGTCAGTAATCTGGAAGAAAAACCAGGTGACCGAGGTAAAATGGCAAGAGCCTCTGGAAATTATGCCACTGTTATTTCCCATAATCCAGACACCAAG AAAACCCGTATCAAGTTACCATCGGGTGCCAAGAAAGTAATTCAATCATCTAATCGAGCCATGGTTGGAATCAttgctggtggtggtcgtATCGATAAACCAATCCTGAAAGCTGGCCGTGCTTATCACAAATACAAGGCTAAACGAAACTCATGGCCCAAAGTTCGTGGTGTTGCTATGAATCCAGTTGAACATCCACACGGTGGTGgtaatcatcaacacatTGGTAAAGCTTCGACCGTACGTCGTGATGCAAGTGCTGGTCGTAAAGTTGGTCTTATTGCTGCTCGTCGTACTGGCCGTATCAGAGGTGGTAAAAAAGAAGTCAAAGAAGAGAAATAG
- the LOC124492293 gene encoding ATP-dependent RNA helicase DDX3Y isoform X2 → MSYPQNGNSPLDQQFAALDMNQNNAPRFDAASAAPMQARGYVNSNENFQNPEMYNRRAYNNQYNDGARDSYNRPRTFNNSGDRGGNRNFNDNRYPRENGFVNRGYNNNNRFFPRSNANLAWRDLPQPQQPQMEIANGFQAENQNRNFYPRNNVNGFANNNRVSSGNFYPRGPPPQQVNQDWTNPLPRNEEYEKHLFAGVHTGINFEKYEDIPVKVTGECCPQPIESFDDSQLKLTPIIENNVKLANYDKPTPVQKYAIPIIMAGRDLMACAQTGSGKTAAFLLPILNNAFISGPPAPPPVRRPGGFRARHFPLILILAPTRELALQIYDEAKKFSYRSRVRPCVVYGGSDIGAQMRDLDNGCQLLVATPGRLIDMVERRKVSLEKIAHLVLDEADRMLDMGFEPQIRQIVEQCDMPETGVRQTLMFSATFPKKVQELATNFLENYIFLTVGRVGSTSENITQKIEWVNENDKRSYLLDLLNNDVHRPDSLTLIFVETKKGVDYLEHFLERNGCHVSSIHGDRNQNDREDALYSFRAGRTPIMVATAVAARGLDIPNVKHVINFDLPNDIEEYVHRIGRTGRVGNLGLATSFFNDKNKNIAVNLYELMVESKQTIPDFLTNMVKSINAESRSSWNRHKPGPRRYGAGSFMSRDFRQSYDDHGESPRYSMAPPRQMNGFVSYNNSNHNNSYSRPSNPRNNVPSCWD, encoded by the exons atgAGCTATCCTCAAAATGGAAACAGTCCTCTAGATCAGCAg TTTGCTGCTCTGGATATGAATCAGAACAATGCCCCTCGATTCGATGCTGCTTCTGCTGCTCCAATGCAAGCAAGAGGCTATGTgaattccaatgaaaattttcagaaTCCTGAAATGTACAATCGTAGAG cctataataatcaatacaaTGATGGTGCTCGTGACTCATACAATCGCCCTAGAACATTTAACAATTCCGGTGATCGTGGTGGCAATcgaaatttcaatgataatcgcTATCCACGTGAAAATGGCTTTGTGAATCGTGGctacaacaataataatcgattttttcctCGAAGCAATGCAAATCTTGCATGGCGAGATCTTCCTCAGCCACAACAGCCTCAAATGGAAATTGCAAACGGATTCCAGGCAGAGAATCAGAACCGAAATTTCTATCCTCGGAACAATGTTAATGGATttgctaataataatcgagTTAGCAGCGGTAATTTTTATCCACGAGGTCCACCACCTCAACAAGTTAATCAAGATTGGACAAACCCATTGCCACGAAATGAAGAATATGAAAAGCATCTATTTGCTGGCGTTCATACTGGTATTAATTTCGAAAAATATGAAGATATTCCTGTAAAAGTTACTGGTGAATGCTGTCCTCAGCCCATCGAATCTTTCGATGATTctcaattgaaattaactccgatcattgaaaataacgTTAAACTGGCCAATTATGATAAACCGACTCCGGTGCAAAAGTATGCCATTCCCATTATAATGGCTGGTCGTGATTTAATGGCTTGTGCACAAACTGGTTCTGGCAAAACTGCTGCTTTCCTTTTGCCCATCTTGAATAATGCTTTCATATCTGGCCCTCCTGCTCCCCCACCTGTACGTCGACCTGGTGGCTTTCGAGCTCGACATTTTccgttgattttgattttggcaCCAACACGAGAGTTGGCACTTCAGATTTATGATGAagccaaaaaattttcttatcGCTCCCGTGTCCGACCATGTGTCGTCTATGGTGGATCCGACATTGGTGCCCAAATGCGAGATTTGGACAATGGATGCCAACTTTTAGTTGCTACTCCAG GACGTTTGATTGATATGGTGGAACGGCGAAAAGTTAGTTTGGAAAAGATTGCTCATCTTGTTTTGGATGAAGCCGATCGTATGCTCGATATGGGTTTTGAACCACAAATTCGCCAAATCGTTGAACAATGTGACATGCCTGAAACTGGTGTTCGACAAACTTTGATGTTTTCTGCCACGTTTCCAAAAAAAGTTCAAGAATTGGCTACAAACTTTTTAGAAAATTACATTTTCCTCACTGTTGGACGTGTTGGAAGTACTTCGGAAAACATAAcccaaaaaattgaatgggTCAATGAGAACGACAAGCGTTCCTACTTGCTTGATTTATTGAACAACGATGTTCATC gcCCTGATTCGTTGACTCTGATCTTtgttgaaaccaaaaaaggTGTGGATTATCTGGAACATTTCTTGGAACGAAATGGTTGCCATGTAAGCAGCATCCATGGTGatcgaaatcaaaatgatcgtGAAGATGCATTGTACAGCTTTAGAGCTGGTAGAACTCCAATCATGGTTGCAACAGCTGTTGCTGCTCGTGGTCTTGATATTCCCAATGTCAAGCATGTAATCAATTTCGACTTACCAAATGATATTGAAGAATATGTTCATCGGATTGGTCGAACCGGTCGTGTGGGCAATTTGGGTTTGGCCACATCGTTTTTCAACGacaagaataaaaacattgCCGTCAATCTTTACGAACTTATGgttgaatcaaaacaaactaTTCCAGATTTCTTGACCAACATGGTTAAATCGATTAATGCGGAATCACGAAGCTCTTGGAATCGTCACAAACCAGGCCCACGAAG ATATGGAGCTGGTAGTTTTATGTCACGAGATTTCCGACAatcttatgatgatcatggtgAATCACCACGTTATTCAATGGCACCACCGCgacaaatgaatggatttgTTAGTTACAACAATTCAAATCACAACAATTCATATTCGCGTCCATCCAACCCTCGCAACAATGTTCCAAGTTGTTGGGATTAA
- the LOC124492293 gene encoding ATP-dependent RNA helicase DDX3Y isoform X3, protein MSYPQNGNSPLDQQFAALDMNQNNAPRFDAASAAPMQARGYVNSNENFQNPEMYNPYNNQYNDGARDSYNRPRTFNNSGDRGGNRNFNDNRYPRENGFVNRGYNNNNRFFPRSNANLAWRDLPQPQQPQMEIANGFQAENQNRNFYPRNNVNGFANNNRVSSGNFYPRGPPPQQVNQDWTNPLPRNEEYEKHLFAGVHTGINFEKYEDIPVKVTGECCPQPIESFDDSQLKLTPIIENNVKLANYDKPTPVQKYAIPIIMAGRDLMACAQTGSGKTAAFLLPILNNAFISGPPAPPPVRRPGGFRARHFPLILILAPTRELALQIYDEAKKFSYRSRVRPCVVYGGSDIGAQMRDLDNGCQLLVATPGRLIDMVERRKVSLEKIAHLVLDEADRMLDMGFEPQIRQIVEQCDMPETGVRQTLMFSATFPKKVQELATNFLENYIFLTVGRVGSTSENITQKIEWVNENDKRSYLLDLLNNDVHRSGPDSLTLIFVETKKGVDYLEHFLERNGCHVSSIHGDRNQNDREDALYSFRAGRTPIMVATAVAARGLDIPNVKHVINFDLPNDIEEYVHRIGRTGRVGNLGLATSFFNDKNKNIAVNLYELMVESKQTIPDFLTNMVKSINAESRSSWNRHKPGPRRYGAGSFMSRDFRQSYDDHGESPRYSMAPPRQMNGFVSYNNSNHNNSYSRPSNPRNNVPSCWD, encoded by the exons atgAGCTATCCTCAAAATGGAAACAGTCCTCTAGATCAGCAg TTTGCTGCTCTGGATATGAATCAGAACAATGCCCCTCGATTCGATGCTGCTTCTGCTGCTCCAATGCAAGCAAGAGGCTATGTgaattccaatgaaaattttcagaaTCCTGAAATGTACAATC cctataataatcaatacaaTGATGGTGCTCGTGACTCATACAATCGCCCTAGAACATTTAACAATTCCGGTGATCGTGGTGGCAATcgaaatttcaatgataatcgcTATCCACGTGAAAATGGCTTTGTGAATCGTGGctacaacaataataatcgattttttcctCGAAGCAATGCAAATCTTGCATGGCGAGATCTTCCTCAGCCACAACAGCCTCAAATGGAAATTGCAAACGGATTCCAGGCAGAGAATCAGAACCGAAATTTCTATCCTCGGAACAATGTTAATGGATttgctaataataatcgagTTAGCAGCGGTAATTTTTATCCACGAGGTCCACCACCTCAACAAGTTAATCAAGATTGGACAAACCCATTGCCACGAAATGAAGAATATGAAAAGCATCTATTTGCTGGCGTTCATACTGGTATTAATTTCGAAAAATATGAAGATATTCCTGTAAAAGTTACTGGTGAATGCTGTCCTCAGCCCATCGAATCTTTCGATGATTctcaattgaaattaactccgatcattgaaaataacgTTAAACTGGCCAATTATGATAAACCGACTCCGGTGCAAAAGTATGCCATTCCCATTATAATGGCTGGTCGTGATTTAATGGCTTGTGCACAAACTGGTTCTGGCAAAACTGCTGCTTTCCTTTTGCCCATCTTGAATAATGCTTTCATATCTGGCCCTCCTGCTCCCCCACCTGTACGTCGACCTGGTGGCTTTCGAGCTCGACATTTTccgttgattttgattttggcaCCAACACGAGAGTTGGCACTTCAGATTTATGATGAagccaaaaaattttcttatcGCTCCCGTGTCCGACCATGTGTCGTCTATGGTGGATCCGACATTGGTGCCCAAATGCGAGATTTGGACAATGGATGCCAACTTTTAGTTGCTACTCCAG GACGTTTGATTGATATGGTGGAACGGCGAAAAGTTAGTTTGGAAAAGATTGCTCATCTTGTTTTGGATGAAGCCGATCGTATGCTCGATATGGGTTTTGAACCACAAATTCGCCAAATCGTTGAACAATGTGACATGCCTGAAACTGGTGTTCGACAAACTTTGATGTTTTCTGCCACGTTTCCAAAAAAAGTTCAAGAATTGGCTACAAACTTTTTAGAAAATTACATTTTCCTCACTGTTGGACGTGTTGGAAGTACTTCGGAAAACATAAcccaaaaaattgaatgggTCAATGAGAACGACAAGCGTTCCTACTTGCTTGATTTATTGAACAACGATGTTCATCGTTCAG gcCCTGATTCGTTGACTCTGATCTTtgttgaaaccaaaaaaggTGTGGATTATCTGGAACATTTCTTGGAACGAAATGGTTGCCATGTAAGCAGCATCCATGGTGatcgaaatcaaaatgatcgtGAAGATGCATTGTACAGCTTTAGAGCTGGTAGAACTCCAATCATGGTTGCAACAGCTGTTGCTGCTCGTGGTCTTGATATTCCCAATGTCAAGCATGTAATCAATTTCGACTTACCAAATGATATTGAAGAATATGTTCATCGGATTGGTCGAACCGGTCGTGTGGGCAATTTGGGTTTGGCCACATCGTTTTTCAACGacaagaataaaaacattgCCGTCAATCTTTACGAACTTATGgttgaatcaaaacaaactaTTCCAGATTTCTTGACCAACATGGTTAAATCGATTAATGCGGAATCACGAAGCTCTTGGAATCGTCACAAACCAGGCCCACGAAG ATATGGAGCTGGTAGTTTTATGTCACGAGATTTCCGACAatcttatgatgatcatggtgAATCACCACGTTATTCAATGGCACCACCGCgacaaatgaatggatttgTTAGTTACAACAATTCAAATCACAACAATTCATATTCGCGTCCATCCAACCCTCGCAACAATGTTCCAAGTTGTTGGGATTAA
- the LOC124492293 gene encoding ATP-dependent RNA helicase DDX3Y isoform X1, which translates to MSYPQNGNSPLDQQFAALDMNQNNAPRFDAASAAPMQARGYVNSNENFQNPEMYNRRAYNNQYNDGARDSYNRPRTFNNSGDRGGNRNFNDNRYPRENGFVNRGYNNNNRFFPRSNANLAWRDLPQPQQPQMEIANGFQAENQNRNFYPRNNVNGFANNNRVSSGNFYPRGPPPQQVNQDWTNPLPRNEEYEKHLFAGVHTGINFEKYEDIPVKVTGECCPQPIESFDDSQLKLTPIIENNVKLANYDKPTPVQKYAIPIIMAGRDLMACAQTGSGKTAAFLLPILNNAFISGPPAPPPVRRPGGFRARHFPLILILAPTRELALQIYDEAKKFSYRSRVRPCVVYGGSDIGAQMRDLDNGCQLLVATPGRLIDMVERRKVSLEKIAHLVLDEADRMLDMGFEPQIRQIVEQCDMPETGVRQTLMFSATFPKKVQELATNFLENYIFLTVGRVGSTSENITQKIEWVNENDKRSYLLDLLNNDVHRSGPDSLTLIFVETKKGVDYLEHFLERNGCHVSSIHGDRNQNDREDALYSFRAGRTPIMVATAVAARGLDIPNVKHVINFDLPNDIEEYVHRIGRTGRVGNLGLATSFFNDKNKNIAVNLYELMVESKQTIPDFLTNMVKSINAESRSSWNRHKPGPRRYGAGSFMSRDFRQSYDDHGESPRYSMAPPRQMNGFVSYNNSNHNNSYSRPSNPRNNVPSCWD; encoded by the exons atgAGCTATCCTCAAAATGGAAACAGTCCTCTAGATCAGCAg TTTGCTGCTCTGGATATGAATCAGAACAATGCCCCTCGATTCGATGCTGCTTCTGCTGCTCCAATGCAAGCAAGAGGCTATGTgaattccaatgaaaattttcagaaTCCTGAAATGTACAATCGTAGAG cctataataatcaatacaaTGATGGTGCTCGTGACTCATACAATCGCCCTAGAACATTTAACAATTCCGGTGATCGTGGTGGCAATcgaaatttcaatgataatcgcTATCCACGTGAAAATGGCTTTGTGAATCGTGGctacaacaataataatcgattttttcctCGAAGCAATGCAAATCTTGCATGGCGAGATCTTCCTCAGCCACAACAGCCTCAAATGGAAATTGCAAACGGATTCCAGGCAGAGAATCAGAACCGAAATTTCTATCCTCGGAACAATGTTAATGGATttgctaataataatcgagTTAGCAGCGGTAATTTTTATCCACGAGGTCCACCACCTCAACAAGTTAATCAAGATTGGACAAACCCATTGCCACGAAATGAAGAATATGAAAAGCATCTATTTGCTGGCGTTCATACTGGTATTAATTTCGAAAAATATGAAGATATTCCTGTAAAAGTTACTGGTGAATGCTGTCCTCAGCCCATCGAATCTTTCGATGATTctcaattgaaattaactccgatcattgaaaataacgTTAAACTGGCCAATTATGATAAACCGACTCCGGTGCAAAAGTATGCCATTCCCATTATAATGGCTGGTCGTGATTTAATGGCTTGTGCACAAACTGGTTCTGGCAAAACTGCTGCTTTCCTTTTGCCCATCTTGAATAATGCTTTCATATCTGGCCCTCCTGCTCCCCCACCTGTACGTCGACCTGGTGGCTTTCGAGCTCGACATTTTccgttgattttgattttggcaCCAACACGAGAGTTGGCACTTCAGATTTATGATGAagccaaaaaattttcttatcGCTCCCGTGTCCGACCATGTGTCGTCTATGGTGGATCCGACATTGGTGCCCAAATGCGAGATTTGGACAATGGATGCCAACTTTTAGTTGCTACTCCAG GACGTTTGATTGATATGGTGGAACGGCGAAAAGTTAGTTTGGAAAAGATTGCTCATCTTGTTTTGGATGAAGCCGATCGTATGCTCGATATGGGTTTTGAACCACAAATTCGCCAAATCGTTGAACAATGTGACATGCCTGAAACTGGTGTTCGACAAACTTTGATGTTTTCTGCCACGTTTCCAAAAAAAGTTCAAGAATTGGCTACAAACTTTTTAGAAAATTACATTTTCCTCACTGTTGGACGTGTTGGAAGTACTTCGGAAAACATAAcccaaaaaattgaatgggTCAATGAGAACGACAAGCGTTCCTACTTGCTTGATTTATTGAACAACGATGTTCATCGTTCAG gcCCTGATTCGTTGACTCTGATCTTtgttgaaaccaaaaaaggTGTGGATTATCTGGAACATTTCTTGGAACGAAATGGTTGCCATGTAAGCAGCATCCATGGTGatcgaaatcaaaatgatcgtGAAGATGCATTGTACAGCTTTAGAGCTGGTAGAACTCCAATCATGGTTGCAACAGCTGTTGCTGCTCGTGGTCTTGATATTCCCAATGTCAAGCATGTAATCAATTTCGACTTACCAAATGATATTGAAGAATATGTTCATCGGATTGGTCGAACCGGTCGTGTGGGCAATTTGGGTTTGGCCACATCGTTTTTCAACGacaagaataaaaacattgCCGTCAATCTTTACGAACTTATGgttgaatcaaaacaaactaTTCCAGATTTCTTGACCAACATGGTTAAATCGATTAATGCGGAATCACGAAGCTCTTGGAATCGTCACAAACCAGGCCCACGAAG ATATGGAGCTGGTAGTTTTATGTCACGAGATTTCCGACAatcttatgatgatcatggtgAATCACCACGTTATTCAATGGCACCACCGCgacaaatgaatggatttgTTAGTTACAACAATTCAAATCACAACAATTCATATTCGCGTCCATCCAACCCTCGCAACAATGTTCCAAGTTGTTGGGATTAA